In Aethina tumida isolate Nest 87 chromosome 2, icAetTumi1.1, whole genome shotgun sequence, the DNA window ataataattaatatataaattaatgaataaatttgtgcAGATATCGGGgtgcaacaattttaaaaaaattaagtaatagaATTGCACTGTTACATACAGTTGGGTTATCTATGATTGCAATTTAGGTGCAATTGCTCATGCGCTTGCGCTTGTGTCCAAATTAACCTGGGATTAAACCTGCCCCATATACATAGAagatcttaataatttttttatttagggtacatatatattttattaatatctacgtttaattaatattcagttttaacttattaataatagtaatcaaTCGCAAGTTAAACACTATCTTCAATTAAACATATAGTAGTGGACATTAGTgtggaaactttttaaaatgttccacaatttatttatttaatgtgttctgttaaaataatattaatttactattgttgttttataatgtattataagaactactatattcttattctataaaatgttacacatatttttctgaattgagctgggcataaataaagcaatattattttttaaagtgatttttaatgattaaatgtgtgttatttaatttaacaaataacacTTGGTATAATAATATCTTCGTCTGGAGTTTGGGACGAGCAAGACAAAACATCTACGCTTTGGTCTTTTGGATTTGTGTTAGGGATCTTTTTCATGgtgaaattcatttattaagaacatcattttttcaatatatgtaGATTTGCGTTTCATACGGTGCGGTGTGGGATTCCCCGCGGTACAACAGTCAGTCCAAGTGTTGCAACCCCCACCTAATTCAGTCTTTTATCCATAGGGTAATGTTGAATGCCACCACTcccctaaattaaatttcgatgGTGCTATTTCACTTTGGTGCAGTCCGctatctaaattataaattatttgtttatttaattatttataattatcaaattcaaTACGTTTCTAAAATTAGATTGTATTCTATACATAGCAATGAATCATTGGTTGCATACTTATTAGTGTTCTTCAAAACATCTAAATCTTGTTACATCTCGTGTTCTGTGGTTCACAGTAGTTTAAACATAAccttaatttatgaaacatcACATAAACAACAGTAAACATGAATtactagtttttaaatattaaatagtatataatGAATTCAATTGTACCTATAATTGTAagagacaaatgaaaaatagtctatgtattaatattaaaacttccaGAGTATTATAATTCCCATCCATAATGGATCACAATGGATAAACCAAtgttttcaatcaattttcgACCAAACCGCTTTAAAAActcttaaaattgaaatatgtgtTTGCAACGACGCAAGTACAGATGATACTTTGCATTTGCTGTCCTTGtggaaagtaaaatttaatgaaattggtgtttatttaaatatattcaataatccTCAGGAATGTGGAGGAGGTAAAACCTTAAGCTGATTATGGGCTATTGATAACTGCTTTTTGCAtgtatttaagttattatttttataaatattgcttACATATtgcttttgtattttattttaatacccattcctttagattaattaggAATTAACATGTTAAAGATGCTCCTTATACATTTCCATATTTATATCTGTGAAACTCTAATTTAGTCAATATTAGAGGgtagtttaaaacaaaaaacagtccttctagtttatatttaatttaatatttattttaattgtacagaactagtattttatttttttagtgggTTACTCTAAAAATAAAGCAGTTAGTATTAGTACtggaaaatatttgtgttttcaAGATGTGGTgagttttaattgaaactacAATGCACGTCagttactattatttatttaaggatGATGTAATGTTACCCAATAGAGTCTTAAAACAATATGAAACGGCAATATCACTACCAAACAACACGGTAGGTCTCAAATTAagcaaaatatacatataagtCCAACAGAATATTTATACAGCTCATTGGGTCTCGCTATACAAGACACCCCAACAATTCCACGGAGAGATACACGAAATGGGCCAACAGTTTATCTGAATTTGAGTTGCACACTCAAGTTTACACATCTTTTGGTCCCACCATTATAATGCCCACTTGGTTTTGCCACAGGGAGTTGTTTGAGCGTGTTGGGGGCTTTCAGGAAGTCAAAGAGGGTTGTCCTGAAGACCTCATTTTCTTTTACAAGCATTTGGATATGGGCGGAAAGGTTTATAGGGTGGACGAGCCCCTTTTGGTTTACACCTATCACTTGAAAGCCACCACGTTTTCAGTCAAGGAgtaaaatggtttaattttcgttaattatttaactacaGACACGTTTTAGAAAGACTATTTGGGACGTTCGTCTGGA includes these proteins:
- the LOC109604426 gene encoding UDP-GlcNAc:betaGal beta-1,3-N-acetylglucosaminyltransferase-like protein 1: MNSIVPIISIIIPIHNGSQWINQCFQSIFDQTALKTLKIEICVCNDASTDDTLHLLSLWKVKFNEIGVYLNIFNNPQECGGVGYSKNKAVSISTGKYLCFQDVDDVMLPNRVLKQYETAISLPNNTLIGSRYTRHPNNSTERYTKWANSLSEFELHTQVYTSFGPTIIMPTWFCHRELFERVGGFQEVKEGCPEDLIFFYKHLDMGGKVYRVDEPLLVYTYHLKATTFSVKEKTIWDVRLERLQRVVLSQWGSFTIWNAGKQGRHFYNSLDEHNQKKVVALCDVDKNKIGKKYEPFDAVDRKIGRPVPIISYKEAQPPFVICVKIDLTNGDFESNLKSLNLQEGRDYVWFS